In the genome of Verrucomicrobiia bacterium, the window TCCGTGGTGGAGCAGCCAGTCACAAACGCAGCCAAGGGCAGCGCCAAAAGAGAAACAGCAATTTTCGGAACTTTCATAATTCAGGTATGCGTAAATGGATAACACGCTTTTTGCACGAAGCAAACCCTTTGCCCGAAACAAAATGCGAGTGCGTGCAAACTGCTTCTATTTCTTCTCGCCCATCTTTTTTTCCCACTTCTTCTGCTTCATGCCCGCTTCACGCAGGAAGGGGGCAAGGGAGGCCATGTTCAAGATGCCTTCCAGCATTTTGTTCCACGGCGATTTCAGCGGGCGCGCGAAGTCCACGAAGAGCACCACGCGATAACCATCCGTGTCATTCCACACCTCGTGGTTATACGTGTCGTCAAAGATCAGCGTCTTGCCCTCCGTCCAGTTATAGATGTCATTGCCGATGCGGATACGCACCTGCTCGCGCGGTTCCGGCACTAGCAGGGCGAGGTGCAGGCGCAACACACCATTAAACGCACCACGATGTGCCGGGATATGTTTCTTCGGTGATAGGATGGAGAAGAACGCCGTCTTCACGCCGGGAATCTTCTGCAGCACCTTCATCGTCTCCGGACAACGCTTCGCGTTCTCCGAGCAATCCATGCCGATGCCCATGAGGAAAAACGTCTTCCACTGGTCATCTGTTTGGATGAGCGAGACTTCCTTGAGAATGTCTTGAAAACTCGGCATCTGGTCGCGGAACTTCATCACCTGATCGAGTTCGGCGCGCACCAGTTTCCAATCCGCTTCCACCTCCGCCGCCCACGGGAACGTCTTGCTGTCATAGACATGCAGATCGGGATGGACGGACACACCGGCGACCCGCCGTTCCAACCAGTCAAACACCTTGCGCCCCACCTTGCTGGTCCAATTCTTCGGTGGGTTAAGCCGGATGGTGCGGTCATGAAAATTCATCGCCGTTTTGGCGACAGGTGTGCTGGCAGTCAAAGTCTGGTCCATAGTAGTCGTTCTGTCCCTGTCCAACCCTTTCTTGGGGTGCAAAAGAATACACACCGCACTTGGGCTGCTTTGGCAATCCCAAAGTCATCCGATTGTAACACAGGTTTTCGGTCTTGCCGAAGATTTTTGCTTTTTGCCGACGGATAGGCAGATCAATCAGACCTTGTAAACGGCCCGCGCATTGCCGCCCATGACAGCGGTGAGAGCTTTTTGGCCCTTGGTAATAAAATAATCGTGGACGATTTGTTGCACGGTTGCCAACGAGGCAAACCTCTCGCTCACTGGCCAATTGCTTCCATAGATCAACTTGTCGCTGCCAAACGCCTGCCACATCGCATCAAGTTGCGGCTTGTAAAAGGCGGCATCCGCGGGTGCTTTGCCATCCTTCATGCCGGTGCCTTCCACCAAACCGGAAATCTTTGCATGGATATGCTTCACCTTGCCGCAAGCTTCCATGTTCTTCTGCCATGTCGCATCCACAGTCTTGCCATCGATACGGATGTTCGAGAGGTGATTGATGACGATGCGCAGCGTAGGCAGCTTGCGCGCGATCTCAGCGATCGCTGGCAACGTATCAGGCGGACCATTCACATCCATTTCCAGATCGGCATCCGCCAGTCGTTTCAGATCGGCGATGAAAGCGTCGTTTTGTAGGTTCTCAGCCAAGACGCGTCCGTTCACACGGATGCCGCGAAACTTTTTATCCGCAACAAAACGTTTCAGGTTCTTTGCGAAATCGGGATCAGTGGGTTTCAGATTGCCTGAAAGACCGATGATGAATTTGTCGTCCTTGGCTAAATCCAAAATGAACTGGTTGTCCTCGGCCCAGGCGCTGGCTTCTACCACGACTGTGGCCGTGACAGGCTGCGCGACTTTCTGTGCGCGGTAATCCGCTGGCATCACTTTGCGATATAGCAAGGCATCGTTCTTCGGCGGCCATGGAACGCCTTGCGGGCGTGTGGGGTCATAGAAATGCGTATGGGTATCGATGATCTCCAGCGGCTTATCCGCAGCGAACAGTGGGGAAGCTGTGTTCAGTGCGACAGCGGCAACGGCTGTGCTGGCCAGAAACTCGCGACGATTCATCTGCATGGCATCTAGTGAATAGGGTTTGCTGCGAAGTGTTGTGCCAGTTCACTGGACCGACGGCAACGCCCAATCTATCTGCCTGAATGCGCTGGAGCTAATTTTCTCCGCGAGCCTTTTTCATCATCATAGCGCACGCGCGAGCGATACCACTTCATGAGCGAGGTGACAGAGATGCCATGTACGACGACGGAGGTGGCGATACACCACAACGTCACTGAAAGCAGATTGCTGGCGATCTCTGCCGGGACTTCTTTGCGAATGATGAAGAACAGATAAAACAGCGAACCGATGCCGCGTATGCCGAACCAGGAAAGCATGAGCCGTTGTTCTCTTTCTACACGACAGCCCAATAAGCCCAACCAAACAGACAGCGGACGCACAACGAGCAGCAGAAAGGGAACGAAGAGCAGATGATTCAGATCAAGGAATGCTGGTGCGAGCATCAGACCTACGATGAGTACAAGGGCGACTTCGAGTATGCGCTCGATCTGTTCATTGAATCCCAACACGGCCTCAGCGAGGTAAGCGGCACTTTTCTTTGGATGAGTGGCGATTTCTTCCTTCTTCCCCAGCGCAGCGATAGCGACGACATCTGGCGGCTCATCACCTGTGTGCTTGCGCTCTACGTGACGCAGGGCCAAGCCAGCCGCGAACACAGCAAGGAATCCATACGTATGCGCTAACAACGCCAATCCATAGGAAAGCCCGATCAAGCCCAACGTGAGAAATTCATCCAACCCAAAACTCTCGCGATGCTTTTGGCGGAAATACAGAACAAGCTGGCCAACGCCTGCTCCTAAAATTGCTCCAATGCCCAGCCCCCCGATCACCGACCAAAGCACATCGACGGCTATCCACTTCCAGCCGCCATCGCCGAGTTCATGCAGGCCGAGCAATCCAAGACCAAGCATGACAAAGGGAAACGCAGTGCCGTCATTCAAGCTTGCTTCGCCCGTCAGGCTGAAGCGAAGGCGGTCACGATCGGCGGCGCTCTCCAATTGAACTTCCGAGGCGAGCACAGGATCAGTCGGAGCCAGGATGGCACCGAGCAAGACGGCAGCGCCCAAAGGCAAACCCAACCACCACACGCCCGCCATGGTGACCATGCCTACAGTCAGCACCATGGAGAGGAAGGCGAGGCGGAGAGGGACGCTCCATTCTTTGAAGCGCAATGGCACGCGCAGCTTCAATCCCGCAGTGAAGAGAGAAACAAGGACACCAAACTCGGCCACGCGCTCCAGCCAGCCAACGTCCTCAAAAGGATCGACCTTCGCCACGCCAGCCACCATCGGGCCAAGTAAGATACCCACACCCAGATAGAGCATGGTGGTGGTGAGCGGCAGACGCTTCACCACGGAACTGACCAGAGCGATCGCCACCAGCAGTGCACCCATCACCAGATACCATAGCTCGAATTTCATGCCGCCGGGTCCGGTATGGAACCCGCCATGCTAGGGTAATCCCGGTTTGCTACAGGAGCCAATGGAGTAGAATACTACGCGCCCGTCTGTTTCCGCATGATGAGCAGTTCAGGGCAAGCGCTCCAGCCGAGGTGTTTCCAGAAACTTTGCCCGGCAACATTGTTCGCATAGACGAAGATGCTGCAACGTTTGATGCCCTGTGCCTTTAATGCTTTCAGACAAGTTTCCACCAATTGGCGCCCCAGTCCTTGACCCCGGTAATCTTTCGCCACGGCCAGATGATGCAGGTAACCGCGCCGTCCATCCGTGCCTCCCAGCATCGCACCGATGATATTTCCTGATTCATCGAGGACAACAAAACTCAGACCGTCATTCCGGACAAGAAAGCGTGAAATATTCTCCCGTGAATCCATCTCATTCAACCCCACGCCCTCGGTGCTCTGCCAGAGAGCCAGCACGGCGTCGAAGTCGTCCATGGTCATGACGCGGATGGTGGGTTTCATAAGGGCGGTTATAATTTCAGGCGCGCTTTCCACTAGTGAACATTTCTGTTTCCCAGTAGTCCAATAGTTCGCCAAAACGAAAAAGAGATTAAAGATTTATGAACGCGATGCACGAAATCGATTATCGGATTTACGGAGATGACATGCAGTTTGTGGAGGTGGAGCTGGACCCGCAGGAAGCCGTGGTGGCTGAAGCGGGCGGCATGATGTACATGGAGGACGGCATCGCCATGGAAACCATCTTCGGTGATGGCTCGCAGCAGAATAAAGGGTTCCTGGGCTCCTTGCTGGGCGCAGGCAAGCGTCTGCTCACGGGCGAATCGCTCTTCATGACGGTTTTCCAGAATCAAGGGCAGGGGAAGAAGAAGATGGCCTTCGGTGCGCCTTATCCCGGCAAGATCATGCCGGTGAAGCTGAGCGAAGTGGGTGGTGAACTCATCAGCCAGAAGGATTCCTTTCTCTGTGCGGCGAAGGGCGTGAGCGTGGGCATCGCTTTCAACAAGAAGATCGGCACCGGCCTGTTCGGTGGTGAAGGCTTCATCATGCAGCGCTTGCAGGGTGATGGCTGGGCCTTCATCCATGCGGGTGGCACGCTCTATCAACGTGATCTGAAGCCGGGCGAAACCTTGCGCGTGGACACCGGTTGTGTCGTGGCCTTCCAGCCGACGGTAGATTTCGACATCCAGTTCGTTGGCGGCGTGAAAACGGCGTTCTTCGGCGGGGAAGGGCTGTTCTTTGCCACACTGCAGGGGCCAGGCCGTGTGTGGTTGCAATCGTTGCCGTTCAGCCGCTTGGCGGACCGCATCATCGCCTCGGCACCGCGTGCGGGTGGACGTGGCGTGGGCGAGGGGTCCGTGCTCGGTGGTCTGGGTGGGTTGCTGGATGGGGATAACTAGGTCAATTCAGGAAAGCAAAACGGCCGGTGCGTTTTTCAGCGCACAGGCCGTCTGCTTTTTTAAAAAGCGATGATTGTTACTTCCCTTTCAACTGCGCCGCCTGCCAGCCTTTCTTCCATTGTTCGGTGAGTTCGCCGACGAGTTTGGCGTTCTTCGGTTCGTTGGCGATGTTCACGGTGGCGAGCGGGTCAGTCTGGAGGTCGTAAAGTTCCACGGCATCGAGCTTGGAGTGGTCCTGGCGGCCTACCCAGCGGGTGAAGCGGTAACGGTCCGTGCGCATGGAGTAACCCATGAGCTGCTGGCCGGATACCGCGCGCGGATACTGGCTGAAGGCGGCGGGTTTCCATTTTTGGTTCGGGTCTTTGATGAGCGGGGCGAAGCTGGTGCCTTCGAGATGTTTGGGCAAGGGCAGGCCACACAGCTCGGCGAGCGAGGGATAGATGTCCACGAATTCCACGAGTGCCTTGGTCCTCTGGCCGGCGGATTTCTGGCCGGGGACGGAGATGAGGAGCGGGGCGTTCGTGTCCAGTTCCACGTTGGAGTGTTTGCACCAGGCATCGTATTCGCCCAGTTTCCAGCCGTGATCACCCCAGAGGACGATGATGGTGTCATCACGCAGGCCAAGGCGTTCGAGTTCTGCAATGACTTTGCCCACCTGGGCGTCCATGTAACTGATGGAAGCGTAGTATCCGTGCTTCAACTGGCGGGCGAGGTCATCGGGCACGTGGCCGTTCGGGATGCCGTCGTAAGCGCGCATCTCGCCGCCGGGTTGCACGGCGTAGTCGGGTGCGCCCTTGGGCCTGGTGGTCACCTTGGCCAGCTCGATCTGCTTGGGGTCATACAGGTCCCAATACTTCTTGGGGGCGACGAAGGGGAGGTGCGGACGGATGAAGCCGACGCCGAGCCAGAAGGGTTCTTTCTTGTCCTTCAATTCGCGCAAAGCGGCCACGGCCATGTCGGCGAGCGCGCCATCGTGGAAGGTGTTGTCCGGGACATCGGCGGCTTCAAAGGCCGGACCGCGCGCGGAGCGGCTGGCGGCTTTGCCTTTCTTGCCCGCCTTTTTGGCCTCGGCGGCTTTACGCGCGACCATGTCTATGTTTTCCTGCAAGCCGTAACCTTTGGCTTTTGGGTTCGTCCAGGGTGTGGACCATGAAGGGGCGTCATCGAAGCCCCCGTGGTAGAGCTTGCCCATGCCTTGCACGAAGTAGCCGTTGTTCTTGAAGTGTTGCGGCAGGGTGATGGTATCGGGGATGGCTTTGCGGAAATGGGTCTCGAGGTCCCAGACCTTGGTGGTGTCCGGGCGCGTGCCAGTGAGGAGGCTGGAGCGGGACGGTGAGCAAACGGCTTGCTGGCAGTAGGCGCGTTGGAAGGTAATTCCCTTGGCGGCGAGGGCATCGAGGTTCGGGCTCTTCACGATCTTGCTGTCATACGCGCCGAACTCCGGGCGCAGATCATCGACGGCGAAGAAGAGGACATTGTATTTTTTGGCTTCAGCCCCATGCGTCTGGAGGGAAAAGCTGAAGGCGCAAACGACGGCGATGCCGAGTGCCAGGAGGGATTTCATGCCGGGAGAGTAGCGGAATGGCCGGGCAAGGGGAAGAGTACAGTATGAGGGAGGAGCAAGGAGCGATTTGTGATGTGAACGAGCGGGCCTGGTCCTATTTTCCGAACTCATTGATTATTTGAGGGTTAGTTCCGGTGGGGGAATGGCTGGTTTTTCTTTAAAATTTTCCTGCGCTGGACGTCACGCGTGGGGGTGTTACACTGTTTCCTGATATGTCGACGCAAGCTCCAGCAGCTCCCGCGAAAATAAACCTGCGACGCCCCGATGTGATGGAGGCCGTTCAAGCGCAGGTCATCACGCATTACCGTAGTGAATTGGTGGACCGCATCCGCGCCAATGGCGGCGTGCTGTCCGCTCCCGGCAAGCTGACCATCAAGCTGGCGAAGGAGTTCGGCTTTTGTTACGGCGTGGAGCGCGCGATCGATCTGGCCTATGCGGCGCGCAAGGTTTTCCCGGAGCCGAAGAACATCTATTTGCTGGGCGAGATCATCCATAACCCGGAGGTGAACGACCAGATCCGGAACATGGGCATCAAGTCCATCTCGCCGCATCCGACGGATGAGGATCTGGCCTTACTCTCAGCGGAAGATGTGGTGATCATCCCGGCGTTCGGCACGGAAGTGGTGACACGGAACAAGATCATCGCGAAGGGCTGCCAGATCGTGGACACGACCTGCGGTGACGTGATGAGCGTGTGGAAGCGCGTGCGGCAGTATTCGAAGGAAGCCGTGACGAGCATCATCCATGGCAAGGCGAAGCACGAGGAGACGAAGGCGACGACCTCCCAGGCGACGGCTTACGGCACGGGGCATTACCTAGTGGTGTTCACGCTGGAGGAGACGGATTACGTCTGCAACTACATCCTCAATGGCGGCAGCAAGGAAGAGTTTCTGGAGAAGTTCAAGGGCGCGTATTCACCGGGGTTCAATCCGGAAGAGCATTTGAAGACGGTGGGTGTGGCGAACCAGACGACGATGCTCCGTGGTGAGACGGAAGAGGTGCAGCGTCGCATCCGCGCGGCCATCGAGAAGAAGTATGGCACGAACAATCTCGGCCAGCATTTCCGGTTCTTCGATACCATTTGTGGTGCTACGCAGGATCGCCAAGATGCGTTGCAGCGCATGTTGAAGGAGCAGATGAATTTGCTCATCGTGGTGGGCGGTTACAATTCCTCGAACACGTCGCATCTGGCAGAGATGGGTGAGAAGGTGTTGCCGACGTATTTCATCAAGAATGCGGCGAAGATGGAATCGACTGCGCTCATCAGCCATTGGGACCAGCACATCAACAAGGAAGTGGAGACGAAGAACTGGCTGCCGGATGGCGAGATCACGGTGGGCATCACGGCCGGTGCTTCGTGCCCGAACAACTTGATCGAGGACACGATCCGCCGTCTGTGCGAGTTCAAGGGGGTGTCCGTGCAGCAGTTGTTGGCGCCTTAGGATTCGTTCTGAATTGTCATGAGTATGACTTCAGCAGTTTTCTCCCTCGCCCCTCGCAGGGGAGAGGGCCGGAGTGAGGGGTGCCTGCTTGGTGATGCATTTACTCTCTCGAAGCTGGCACCCCTCATCCTCAATCCTTCTCCCCTCCGAGGGGAGAAGGAGGATTGCGCTTCGGCGGTTTGTGAGCGATGGGTTTTTCAACCGCAGAATAGCATTTAGGGGATATTATGGCTTGCAGCCTTCAGGATCTGGAAAAGCGCGAGAAACTGGTGCTGGCACCTTACGCGCAATTCTCTGCTGACAGCCGCGGGCGCAAGTATAAGGAATCTCCGCCGGAGTATCGCACACAGTATCAGCGGGATCGCGATCGTGTGATCCATTCGCGCGCGTTTCGTCGTCTCGAATACAAGACGCAGGTTTTTCTGAATGGGCAGGGGGATCATTATCGTACGCGGCTGACGCATACGATGGAAGTGGCGGCGATCAGCCGGAACATCGCGCGGGCGTTGCGCATCAATGAAGACCTCGCGGAGACCATCGCGCTGGCGCATGACCTGGGGCATTCACCGTTCGGGCATAAGGGTGAGGATGCGCTGAACCGCTTGATGAAAGATCACGGCGGGTTTGAGCATAATCGGCACAGTTTGCGCATCGTGGAGGAGCTGGAGCAGAAGTATCCGGGTTTTCCAGGGCTGAATCTTTCGTGGGAGGTGCGGGAGGGATTGGTGAAGCACTACACGAGCTACGATCATCCGAGCAAACGCAAGGGGTTCGACGCGAAGTCGTCCTCACTGGAGGCGCAGGTGGCGAATCTGGCGGATGAGATCACGTATTACAGCCATGACCTGGATGACGGGCTGGAGGCGTGTCTGCTGGATGACAAGAAGCTGAAGAAGGAAGTGCGCATCTGGGCGCAAGCCGCGAAGGAAGTGCACAAGCTTTACGGCGATCTGGATGATGAACGGCAGCGCTATTTCACAATCCGTTGCATCATCGATGGGCAGGTGCGGGATGTGGTGACGACGACGGAGAAACTGATCGCGGAAGCGGGTGTGAAGTCAGCGGATGAGGTGCGATTGCAGGAGCACGCGCTGGTGAGTTACAGCGACAAGCGACGGGCGCTGAACATCGAGTTGCGCGAGTATCTTTACGAGAATCTTTATTACAATCCGGTGGTGCATGGACCGAACCTGCGGGCGGTGAAGATGTTGGAGGACATGTTCCATCATTACTTGAAGAACCACGACCAGATCGGTGCGCAGGCGCGCAAGCGGGCACGGAAATTGGGGTGGCACCGGACGGTGTGTGACTACCTGGCGGGGATGACGGATAGGTATGTGCAGATCGAGCACGCGCGGGTGTTTGGATCGCAGGGGGTGTTTGGGGCGATCAAAGGGTGAGTGTGGAAAAAGGGAAATGGCCGCAAAAAAGCGCAAAAGGCGCAAAAAGGGGAGTTTTCAGCCGAATGGGGTCAAACGAATGAAAGAAGGTTTTTGAACAGGGAACAGAGGAAAGCGTCCAGTGTCCGATTATCTCACAGCAGGTAAGATGAACGTCTCGGCGAAAATCCAGATGGAGAGCAGCGAGAGCAGGGCGCAGGTCTGGCTGAACGGATGTCCGGTCTTCACTCCGCTGGTGGCCAGCAGCAGGCCGATACCCAACCAACCGACGAAGTAGAGCAGGAAAATCAGTAGAATAGGGATTTCAAGGAAGTTCACTTTCAGCCGTGCAAGCAAAGTAAGGACGCCGAAGATGCTGTAAAGCCATATGAGGGAGATGAGTCCGTGCCAGGGCTGGTATCTTTTAAGGTGGTTCATGGTTGGCGGATCAGTCACAGATCAACGACTTAGGTTAGCGGATGATGCGTGCGATAGTCGGTGAGGGCAAGTTGCAGCGCTGTGGAAAGATCATCAGTGTCCTGACGCCGTGCATAGTTCGTGCGATGATGAGTGATCAGAACGGTGCATCTCTTGCTCGTGCGTTCACCATCCCATTTGATTATGACCACGGCGCCTTCGGCTGAGATTGCTTCGATAGAGGGAATATGTAGGTCAATCATGGTGTTTGTTTATCTGCGATTCACTCAATGCTTGGGAAAATTGGAGAATGAGCCGCCCCTACAGGGCTTGCTCTTTGAGGGGCAATTACCTGGGGCTGCGCCCGCTGGGGGCGGGCTTACCCCAGGCTGTAATCGGGCGGGCCTTTGGCCCTGAAAATGGATGACAATGGTGTTTTCCAGGTGGCTGCGTTAGATTCAGGTGGTTCTTTCGTTGCTATACCAGTAAACCTGTTTATGACCTTTTGATTCAAAGTCTGCGACTAGTGCTCTAGCCCGGTCTTCGGTGAGGTTGGCTTCGATCAAATATTTGACGCCGGAGTCGTCTTGTCGCCAGACGGCCCAACTTGGAAAGTCATGGCCGCAGACCACTGCCCACCAGCCGAATTCATCGTGGCCCCAACGCACGCCCATTCGGGAAGCGATAGTTCGCAATAATTCCATCTCGGATGCTTCTGGGCCGGCATCAAGCAGTTCGGCGGTAACCAGCTCACCGTGACTGTTCTTGATGGTGATGGGCAAGATTCCCACCGGGCAACTTGGTCCGCCGGGTTCTCCTTTTCGGTGATAGGTCTTTGCGGGGTTCATGGGAGAGGTTGTTAATCGTTACGGTTTAAAAATAGAAGCCAATGTGTTTTGAGTTTCTATCGTCCCTGACGGGACTTGGGCGGTGTTCTTGTTTTTCCCAGCGATGAATCGCTGGGCTATTTTCTTTTGCCCTACGGGCTGGGAGCGAGGGGCTAGTCATAGGGTTGGCGTCCTTCGATGTGGACTTTGTAGTTCTGGGTGGAAGGGGTGGCGCGGAGGTGGAGTATCCACGGGTGTTTTGGGTTGAGAGCTGAATCTGCTTTTACGGAGGTGCCGTTGGTGGAGAGGATGGTTTGCGGGGTGGTGCCGAGAGCGGTGGCGAATTGGTGGAGTTGTGACTCGGTCTGGATAAGTTCGGCAGTGAAGTGATCGCCTTGGATGGCATCGGCGGGTTGAGTGAAGGAGGTCAGGCTTTGGTATTCTGGGATGCCGGTGGAGAGGTCGGTGAACCGGGAGCGGAAGCGGGATTCGGGAGTGGTGGAGCGGAGCAGAGTGAAGGCGATGAAGACGAGCAGTAGCAGCGGAAGGGCGATGAGTGCGGTTTTTTTCACTCGGGTCATGGTTTTGGAAAAAGTCTGCGAATGGGGTGCCTCTACAGGGCTTGGTGTTGAATGTAGGTTTGATGTGTGCGGAAGGATTTCCATGTCACTGCTGCTGATTGGCGAAGGCGCTTAGGTTTAGTTTGGGACGACGTGGAAGTCATCCTTACCATACTGTGTGCGATTATGTTGTATCATAAGGTTCTGCTTTGAAGTGTTTGCTCAGGCAGGGTGATTGTGCTGCGAGGTGTTATCAGGCTGAGGATCAAGGCGTGCTTTACGGTTGAGAAAATTGTCCCGGATAAAGGAGGCGGCAAAGATGCAGGCGAAGGCAATACCAACGGCGAGCAGGCTGCCTACTCGCTTCTCGGGCGGTATGAAGGCGGGTGCCAAAAGAATGCCGATGCCAACGCCGCCCAGCATGCCTGTGTAATATTCTGGAGTCCAAACCAGCTTTCCAATTTCTCGCGAAGCTTTGGGCTGAGAGAAATACGCCAGCACCAAGGCTAAGATTACGGCGATAATGGGAATGAGCAGGCTCCATTCGATATTTTTCATAGGCAGCTCAGATATGGGCGGTAGTTTGGCCGGTGGCTTCGAGGCGGATGAGGCCGTAGCAGAGCCATTGGCGGACGTGGAAGTTGATGCGGGTGGTGCCGTGATAGGTGCGTGGTCCGCAGAGTTGCCAAGGAAAGGCGATGCCTTCGCGTTGGGTGATGAGCTTGCCGGTATCAGCCTCAACGATCTTTTTTGTTTCCCAGCGGAAGAAGGCGCCGAGGATGAGCAGGGTGAGCGTGAGGGCGATGACTTTGCTGCGACGGGAAAGGCGTTTCATGGATGGGTGAATTTTCTCTGGGTGGAAAATAAGGGGTGTGCTTGCTCTTGTGGAAATGAGTGTATTGGAAGGATATGGCAGGTTCAAGCAGGTTGCACCTACAGGCTTATTTTGGAAAACAGAAATAGGCCTTATGGAGTAAACCGGGCTTATTTGTTTACTTAGTAAATTTTTGATGGTGTCGGTGATTTGGTTTTTGGGTGAAAACGGGGAAATCTTCGATTGGATTTTCCTTTCATTGAATGGGTTGGGAGAAATGTCGCTGTGGGATAACAGATTTCGGTGGTTTGAGTGCTGCGTGTGATAGATAGTGGGATGGCTGACAACTCGTTGTCGGTAAAGGAAGGGCCGAAGGCCAAGTTTCTGGTTCCTAGTTTCGAGTTTCGGGTTAGGGACACGGAAGGCTGAAATCCCCGCTGAGTGATTCGTTGGGATCGTTTGGCAATTCCTTATGGGGTCATCATCAGATGATGGGTGCGGGTGAGAACCTTCGGGTGAGCCTTGACGAAAAGAGTTTGGGCTCGAGAGGACTCTCGCCCTACCGGTCTCTGGCAGGATCTGTGGGTGTATCGGGCGTGTGGATTGGGGCTCGTAAGCTGGAGGGGGAAAGGGACGCCGGTCGAGAATGGGGCCGGGGAATCCTGAGGGTCGAAGTTCGACTTCCAAGTTGAAGTTTGATCCATCGTACTCACTGCGGAACCAGCCGGGTTTCAGACGCATGCTTAATTTGAACTCTCAATCGTAGAGGGGGAGAAATCGATAGCTCACAGGGGTCGGGTGGTTTCATTGCTCTTTGACATAGTTCCTAGCCATCCGAAGGATGGAGTTGGAAAGTTTTCAGTGTTCAGTTTTCAGTCTGAATGAAAACGGGGCGCGGAAGCTATTTGCCTCTCCTTTTCTTTGGATATCGTGGGCGTTTTGGCCGTCAGAATCCTGATTTTAAAGAATCGAGGACGACGACGAGGACGAAGGACGAGCACGATTATTGGCGTTGGAGTGGCTGGCGAGGGTTGGGTTTGGGAGGTTGAGGCCGGAGGCTAGAGTGCCGTAGCACAGGATGCCTTGATCGGGTTGCCGGGCGGAGCAAACCAAGCAGAAAGCTACTTCGGGGAATGTATGAATTATGAAGTATGAGTTATGAAGAGGGCGTTTAGCGGAAGCGCTTGGGTTTCCATGTTTGTGCTATTGGCGGGTCTGAGCCTCAAGTTTGGTTAGCGTGGTCTTACGACCACGGCTAGGAGGAAGGATGTTCGGCCTCCCAATCACGCCGGGGTAAAACGCGCCGCGTTACCTTGGAGAGTTAGCGCCGACTAATGTCGGCGGCTATAGGGTGGGGGCGTTTCGGCGTTGCAAGTTGGAGCGGGGTGCGGTTGGCTGGGGGTGGATATCCAATGGGTTATGGCATTCATCTTTGAGACAGCGTTTGTAGGGTTGGGTGGCGCTCTGTTCTTCATCTTTTGGCTGGTGATGATGGTGGATGCCGTTGAGCGGAAGGAGTGGATGTGGGTGGTGTTTCTTTTCCTTTTTCCGCCGATCAATACGGTCCTCTACTTCTTCATGGTGTATCGGGATGGGAACAGCAGCTTGAGCAAGGGCTTTGAGTTTCCGGGGGCTTAC includes:
- a CDS encoding aspartyl/asparaginyl beta-hydroxylase domain-containing protein, yielding MDQTLTASTPVAKTAMNFHDRTIRLNPPKNWTSKVGRKVFDWLERRVAGVSVHPDLHVYDSKTFPWAAEVEADWKLVRAELDQVMKFRDQMPSFQDILKEVSLIQTDDQWKTFFLMGIGMDCSENAKRCPETMKVLQKIPGVKTAFFSILSPKKHIPAHRGAFNGVLRLHLALLVPEPREQVRIRIGNDIYNWTEGKTLIFDDTYNHEVWNDTDGYRVVLFVDFARPLKSPWNKMLEGILNMASLAPFLREAGMKQKKWEKKMGEKK
- a CDS encoding amidohydrolase family protein; this encodes MQMNRREFLASTAVAAVALNTASPLFAADKPLEIIDTHTHFYDPTRPQGVPWPPKNDALLYRKVMPADYRAQKVAQPVTATVVVEASAWAEDNQFILDLAKDDKFIIGLSGNLKPTDPDFAKNLKRFVADKKFRGIRVNGRVLAENLQNDAFIADLKRLADADLEMDVNGPPDTLPAIAEIARKLPTLRIVINHLSNIRIDGKTVDATWQKNMEACGKVKHIHAKISGLVEGTGMKDGKAPADAAFYKPQLDAMWQAFGSDKLIYGSNWPVSERFASLATVQQIVHDYFITKGQKALTAVMGGNARAVYKV
- a CDS encoding cation:proton antiporter → MKFELWYLVMGALLVAIALVSSVVKRLPLTTTMLYLGVGILLGPMVAGVAKVDPFEDVGWLERVAEFGVLVSLFTAGLKLRVPLRFKEWSVPLRLAFLSMVLTVGMVTMAGVWWLGLPLGAAVLLGAILAPTDPVLASEVQLESAADRDRLRFSLTGEASLNDGTAFPFVMLGLGLLGLHELGDGGWKWIAVDVLWSVIGGLGIGAILGAGVGQLVLYFRQKHRESFGLDEFLTLGLIGLSYGLALLAHTYGFLAVFAAGLALRHVERKHTGDEPPDVVAIAALGKKEEIATHPKKSAAYLAEAVLGFNEQIERILEVALVLIVGLMLAPAFLDLNHLLFVPFLLLVVRPLSVWLGLLGCRVEREQRLMLSWFGIRGIGSLFYLFFIIRKEVPAEIASNLLSVTLWCIATSVVVHGISVTSLMKWYRSRVRYDDEKGSRRKLAPAHSGR
- a CDS encoding GNAT family N-acetyltransferase translates to MKPTIRVMTMDDFDAVLALWQSTEGVGLNEMDSRENISRFLVRNDGLSFVVLDESGNIIGAMLGGTDGRRGYLHHLAVAKDYRGQGLGRQLVETCLKALKAQGIKRCSIFVYANNVAGQSFWKHLGWSACPELLIMRKQTGA
- a CDS encoding TIGR00266 family protein, whose amino-acid sequence is MNAMHEIDYRIYGDDMQFVEVELDPQEAVVAEAGGMMYMEDGIAMETIFGDGSQQNKGFLGSLLGAGKRLLTGESLFMTVFQNQGQGKKKMAFGAPYPGKIMPVKLSEVGGELISQKDSFLCAAKGVSVGIAFNKKIGTGLFGGEGFIMQRLQGDGWAFIHAGGTLYQRDLKPGETLRVDTGCVVAFQPTVDFDIQFVGGVKTAFFGGEGLFFATLQGPGRVWLQSLPFSRLADRIIASAPRAGGRGVGEGSVLGGLGGLLDGDN
- a CDS encoding sulfatase, which encodes MKSLLALGIAVVCAFSFSLQTHGAEAKKYNVLFFAVDDLRPEFGAYDSKIVKSPNLDALAAKGITFQRAYCQQAVCSPSRSSLLTGTRPDTTKVWDLETHFRKAIPDTITLPQHFKNNGYFVQGMGKLYHGGFDDAPSWSTPWTNPKAKGYGLQENIDMVARKAAEAKKAGKKGKAASRSARGPAFEAADVPDNTFHDGALADMAVAALRELKDKKEPFWLGVGFIRPHLPFVAPKKYWDLYDPKQIELAKVTTRPKGAPDYAVQPGGEMRAYDGIPNGHVPDDLARQLKHGYYASISYMDAQVGKVIAELERLGLRDDTIIVLWGDHGWKLGEYDAWCKHSNVELDTNAPLLISVPGQKSAGQRTKALVEFVDIYPSLAELCGLPLPKHLEGTSFAPLIKDPNQKWKPAAFSQYPRAVSGQQLMGYSMRTDRYRFTRWVGRQDHSKLDAVELYDLQTDPLATVNIANEPKNAKLVGELTEQWKKGWQAAQLKGK